The Meiothermus sp. genome segment CTGCTGGGATAGGGCCTGAAGCCGTGCCGGTACAAGTTTATCGGCCTTGCGCAGCTCGCGCACCCAGGTCTGCCACCACGGGGGTGCCTCCGGCTTTGGGATTAGCTGCTGGGCCCAGAACTGAAAGCTGCATTCGCTATAGCGACGCAGGTCTTCTACCCGGGGTGGCCCCAGGTTCACCAAGCCCAGGGGGGCCTGGTAGCCCTCGGAAGGGGCCGACTCCAGCAGGCTGGCCAGGGGCAGCCTGGGCAGATAGGGCGGCGGGTGCCTGCCCACCAGGGCCGGCTCGGGCTCGAGGGGCCCCTCCTGGCTGGCCTCGGGGTAAGTGATGATTACCTCGTCGGCGCGGGCTCGGAGTTCCTGCAAAAGCAAGCGATCCCGCCCCAAAAAACGCTTGGGCAAGAGGCCGCCAGCTTGCCGGAGGGCTTCCTCCAAACCCATGCGCCATTCCTCGGGCACGAAGTAGTCTTCTTGTTCGCCGGTACTGTAAGCCCCCTCCACCGCGTAGCTCAGGTAAAGCTTCTTCCAGCGCTGCCCTGAGGCCAGGGTAGGCGTAAGCAGGGCCACCCCCCCTGGCGGACGGTGCGGCTCGTAGGTCTCGGCCAGCAAGGCCGCCCACCAGTGACGAAAATCGGGGCCGGTGGCGATGCGGTGAGCCTCCAGGGCCCGCTCCATCAGGGTGGCCCGGCGCGGGCTGTGGCGCACCTCCGGCAGGGAGTCGAGCAGTTCTTCGGCCCAGGCCAGCGAGGACTGCTGGGAGATGGCACCGCGGTTGTCGAAAGCCGACCCATCCTCGCCAGGGGACTTGAGGCGCGAAAGCCAGGCCATCCACAGGTCGTAAAGCCCCAGTTCTGCCGCCAGCCGGGCAATGGCGGCATTGCCCACCAGGCTGCGCTCGAGGGCCGCCCGGCCCAGGGGGGCCAGGTCGGGCACGGACAGCAGGCGAGAAGGGGTGGGGTAGTCGGGCAGCTCCAAAAGCTCGAGCAAGAGCCGCCCCTCGGGGGTGTCGGCGGCGCTGCGGGGGCGGTAATCCACCAGGGGCAGGCCGTACTCGTCGGCCAAAGTGAGCAGGGCCGGAATCCGGGACTCCGGCGCCACCACGGCCACCTCGAGGGCCTTATAACCCAAAGCCAGGTCGCGCTTGAGGGCCCGCATCACCCAGCGGGCCTCGCTCACCGGGTTCTGGGCGCGGTAGATTTGCGTCTGGGTAGGGCGGGGGTGCAGCGCCGCATCGGGCGAAAGGCCGGGCGGGGCCTCCGGCAGCCCAACCCAGACCGGCACGTGCACCGAAAGCGCCTGCAACAGTCGAAGTTCCAGTACACCCAGTTCGCGGAAGCCGTCCACCACCACCAGGTCGGGCTCGAGGCCGATGGGCGCGGGCTTGCTGCGCGAAGAGGCGGACTCCACAAACTGCACAGGCCTCGTCTGACGCTCGAGCTGCACCGGTCCTTGCTCCAGCAAGGCCAGCGCCCCGGCGCGAAAGTCGTCATAGTCCCAGCGACCCCAGACGGTTTTGAGTTCCTCGTAGCGGGCGTAGACCTTTTGCAAGCGCCGGGCCTCGGGGCCCAGCGGGGGTATCTGCTGGGGCGCCACCCCGTTGCGCTTGGCCTCGGCAATGACGCGGGTAAACAAGCGGGCCTCGCCCGGGCTGGGCAGGGGGCCTTCGCCAGATATCAGCGCCTCCCCCACCAGCGCCACCCGGCTTGGCCCGGTCAGAATGGGTTTTAGGCCAAAGCTGGCAGCCAGCAGCCGATAGTAAAGCTGCTGCGAGGTGAGCACCTCGAGGCCCAGCACCGCGCCGTTCTCGGTTGCGCGGCGGTAAACGTAGGCTTTTTGCGCCGGCAAGCAGACCCACCAGACCCGCTTGCGCTGTTGCAGGTAGGTGTACGCGAGCTCGAGCAGGCGGGTGGTTTTGCCGGAGGCCGGAGGGCCGACAATCAGATGCACAGCTTCACTATATCGGCCCCCTCACAGGCCCGTGAAGCTACCGAATCGCGGGCTCTAGCACAGGAAACCGCACCGGCGAACGCTGGTAAGCCGCCAGCCAACGGGGGTCTGACAGGGGTTCTAAGTTCCGCCCCAACACCAGCACCCCCACCACCCGGCCCTGGTGGGTTAGAAAGCAGCGGTAGCCCCTGGGCTCACTCACATACCAGTTGCCCAGATTGAGGGTCTGGGTCACCCCCTCAAAGCGTCGGGCAAGCTGGTTGCGCAATCGCAGGGCATCCTGCACGGGGCGATCAACCACCACCACCGCGATGTCCTCGAGGCCCAGCGGCACCGGGGTCAGGTCTATGTTTACCGTGAGGCGCGACACCGGCACGCCGTCTGCCGCCAGCACCACCCGCAGCAAGAAGCGCTGGGGCGCCGCCCGCTCGGCATAGGCAAACTGGGGGCGCAGGTTCTGGAAAAGGGTCATGCAGCGTTCCATCACCAGTGGATCGCTCGGTTGAGCCCAGCCCAGTGCCCCAAGGCTCCAGACCCACAGGGCTATGGTCGGCGGAATGGCCCTGCGCCACACGGCTTCTCCCCTACTCCCGCACCCCGAAGAGCGAGCCCAGGCACATCTCGTCGGTAGTCCCCTCACCCCAGGTCATATAGCGGGGCGGCAAGATCTCCCCACCCGGGCCAGGGATGGCCGACTTATTGTCGTGGACGCAGGTAACCCGCACCCGGTCGCCCTGGCGCAGCCGGAGGGGGGTCTGGTACCAGTACTCGCCCTGCCACTGGAAGTTCCACTGGGGAATGTAAAAGAGCGTCCGGGCCCCCGCCGTGCCGGGGTTGACCTCCACCTTGAACTCCACCCCCCGCAGGTGCATGTGGGCGGTCACGCCGTAGACCTCCATGGCGCTTTGGGTTGTCCAGTCGCAGGAGGTGGCCTGACGGCTGCCATCGCCCACGTTGCGCTGGGCGTAGCCCTCGATGGAGGTGTTGCACAGCAGGTGAATCCAGTCGGCAATAAAGCCCAGCTCGGTTCTGGCTCGAGCGTACTCGCGGGTGCACTGTTCCCCGGTCAGGCCAGGCGGGCATTTGATTTCCACCGGGGCGGCCAGGGTCATGCCCACCAGGCGCTTGAGCTGCACCCCTTGGGGGGCCAGGTACAAAGCCATCTGGGTGGCGTCGGGGTTGGCGCCCGAGGCGGTGTTGTAGTGCACCTGCATCACCACCCGGCTGCCGGCCCGCAGGAGCCGTCCCGTGCCCTCCGGCAGCAGGGTGGCTCCTCCACCAGGCACCCAGAAGCCCAGTATGCCGCCGATGCTGCGGGGGTCGCTGCTCAGGCCCGGCCCGCCAAAACACTTCCAGCCGGGGCCGGGCTCGGTGCGGTCTTTGGCCAGGGCGGCCTCCACCATATCGGGGCCGATCAGGAACAAGATCACGTGATGCACGCTGCGCTTGTCACCCGGAATAATCTTGTAGCCGGTCATGTAGGTGTCGCGGTCGAACGTTGCAGGCATCAGGAAGCAGCGATAATCGTCCTGCAAGGCATCGTCGGGGGTGTAGGGGGGGTTCAGTGTGGCCACCAGGTCAGGCTGTGGAGCGGGCACGGCTGCTTTAGCAGCTACCGGCCTGGGGTCACCCAACGGCGCACCTGCCTGGGCCCAGGCAATCAGGGCAGCCTTGGCGCTGGCGGAAAGCTTACGCTCGTCCTTCAGGGGGGGTGTGCCCGCGCCGGGGGGCCAGGGCGGCATCCGGCCCTGCTTCACCGAGTCGGCAATGGCCGCAGCCATGTTGCGGGCCCAGCGGGCATCGTCGAGGGGAAAGGGCGCAATACCCCCTTCGGCATGACAACCCGCGCAGTTGGCTTGCAGAATCTCGGCCACTTCCCCGTAGTAGGTAGGGGGTTGGGCGGGCCCGGCTGCAATGGAACCCAGGGCCAAAAAAATCAGCAGCGGCAAACGTTTCGGCATATTTACCTCAGCAGTTGGGCGATTTCTTCCTTCAGCTTAGCGGTGGAAAGGCGGCTGACCCCATAGAGCATCCGTACCAACCGCCCCTGGGCGTCCAGCAGGGCCATGGCGTCGGTATGAAAAATCAGCCGCCCACCGGGGGCCAGGTTGTACTCGACGCTGGCGGCCTCGGCAATGGGGCGGATGGCTTCGGGCCTGCCGGTCAGGCCCTGTACCGGCGCAAAACCCCGCAGATATTTTTGCAGCGTTTGGGGGGTGTCGCGCTCGTCCACGCTCAGGAGCAGTAACCGCAGGTGGGGTGGGGCGCCCAGGGCCTCGTAGGCGGGTAGCAGGCGGCCCAGCGTGAGGGGGCAGGCGTCGGGGCACTGGGTGTAGCCAAAGAGCACCACCGCCGGGCCCTTAGGCGGAAACACAAACGCCTTGTTCTCGTGCGAACGCAGTTCCACGCTGGGGAGCGCTCTGGGCGGCTTGAAGTCGGCCACCCCCGGCCCGGAGGCAGGCAGATAATGCCCCCCGTGCGCCCAGACCAGGCTAAAAAGCCCCAAAAGAAAGATGCTGCGTAGAGGCGGTTTCACCTTCACCATCATGACCGGAACCAACCCAAAAGAGAATCGGATAACGCAGGGTGTAATGCAGCGGAAGTCGGAGGACGCAGTTTTCAAGTCGGGCTGGCCCCTGCTTGTCTTCGGCCAAAACACGACTTCCCCGGGTTCCTGCCTCTTTAGGCTAGCACCGCTCACTGAAACCAGGCTGAAGCCAAAGATACCTACCCCACCACCTCGAGCCTTGCGTAGCGCAGGGCCAGCTTACGAACCCCATCGGCAAAAGCCACCGTAGCCACGCCGTCTTCCAGACTCACCACCAACCCGGTGCCAAACTGGATGTGCTTGACCTTTTGGCCGGGTTTGAGGGCGGGGGGGCCGCTCTGGGCCGGGCGCTTGAGGAGGAAGCGCTCGAGGTCAGCAAACTCGCCTTCTGGCCCCTGGCCCGGCTCCACATCGAAGGCTTCCCAGAGGGTTTTGGCCTCGAGGCTAAGCCCCAGCGCCTCCAGCCAACCGGCCTGCTCGGCCCGGGCAAAAAGCCTCAGTACCTTGGCGGCAACCCCAGGCGCCTGCGGGGCGTTCCACCACTGGTACAAGTAGCGCTCGAGGCCCAGCTTGTGTGCTCCCTGGGCCAGGGCCAGGGTCTGGGCCGTAGAAAGTTCTTCGGCCCAGAGGGCCAGGGCCTCCCCCATCCGCTCCACGGCCCCCAGCACTTGCAGGTGCTCGGCTTCCTTCAGAAAAGGCGATAAGGGCAGGCTGGAAAGGGCGTACAGGTAGGTGTGCTGGGCGCTTCGGGTCAGGGCTACGTAGAAGAGGCGGCGTTCTTCCTCGAGGTTCTGCGAACCGCTATAGGGCAGGGTGCCCTCGTTGCAGTCGGGGATGAAGACCAGGGGCCACTCGAGGCCCTTGGCCCGGAAGATGGTCATCAGGCTCACCCGCTCGCGGGTGTCCTGGGCCGGGTCGCCCAGGTGTTCCTGGGCCAACAGCTCGATGTGCCGTAGCAGGGCGCCCACGCTGCCCTTGTCGCGGACATACTCCAAAAAAGCCCGCACCCCCTCGGCCTTGCCCGCCCCCACCTCGTAGAAACCCGAGGAACGCAACAGATGGCGGCAGTAGTCCAGACGGGCCTCGAGCGCCTCCAGCACCGCGTAGGCTGGGCTTCGCTCCAGCACCGCGCTCAGCCACGTAAACAGCTCGGCCAGCTCGTGCAGACGCCTACCAACCCGCTCCTCTGCACCCGCCGCCTCGGCTTTGAGGGCCTCCACCAGCGAGGCCCCCGGCTCCACCCGTCGCCAGACGGCATCGGCCAGGGCACGGCTCAGGTAACGCTTGGGGGTGTTGTAGATTTGCAGCCACAAACGCTTATGTTCTTCTTCCAAGCCCCCTTGGGCCAGGCGCAGGTAGGCCAGAAGCCCCTGGATCTCCGGACGCTGATAAAAGGGCGGGCTGCCCACCACCCGGTAGGGAATTTGCCGCTCGATCAGGGCCTGCTCGAGGTAAGGGGTCTGGGCATAAAGCCGCACCAGCACCACCATCTCGGCTGGCCGGCGGCCCTCCGCGAGCAGACCGGCTATGTCGCTTACCAGGCTTTGCGCCTGGGCGGGCATGTGGGGCTCCATCCGCAGGTGCACCCGGCCCGCAAAACCCCTGGTCAGGCTCAGGCGCTTGGGCTCGCGCTGCTGGTTCTGCGCAATCACCCGCCCGGCCAGCGCCACCTGCGGCGCCGGGCAGCGGAAGCTGTCGCGGATCAGGTATTTTTTCGCCTGATAGCGCTGGGCAAACTCCAGGATGAAGCGGGGGCTGGCGCCCCGCCACTCGTAGATGGTCTGGTCGTCGTCGCCCACGGCCATGTAGTTGCGGTGCGGGGCGGTAATCAGGTCAAGCAGCTCCGACTGGGCCAGGTTCACATCCTGAAACTCGTCCACCAGCACCGCTTGAAAAGCCTTTTGTACGGTTTGCAGGATGCCCGGGTAGCGCACCAGCACCTCCCAGCCCTGCAGCAGCATGTCGTCGAAGGTAAGAAGCCCTTCGGCCCGCCGCACCTGCTCAAAGAGCCGGTACAGCTCCAGGTACCACTCGAGCTCCCGGGGCGCTTCGGCCTGCGAGGCAACCTGGAGGGCCGCCGGAGGCAGACTGGCCCCCTTCAGGTCGGCGTATTGCAGGTTGCCCTTGCAGGCCCCCACATAGCTCAGGAAGTCCTCGGGCTCGAGGTTCTCCAGCTCGGGTGCCCAGGACAGTTTCAGGTCTCGAGCCCGCCGCAGGGTGCGCTGCAAGAGGGCCTGCTCCGAGCCCTCTTCCTTCAGCTCGGCCAGCTTCAAAAGCCCCTCCGAAGCGGCCTTGCGCACAATGCGGTAGCCCAGGGCGTGCAGGGTGGAGACCTGCACCCCGTGGGTGTGGGGCCAGCGCGTGAGCGCGCGCCTGAGGTCGTCCACTGCCATGCGGCTAAAGGAAGTAGCCAGAATCCTGCGCGGCTCAAAAACCCGCTCGCGCACCAGGCGCTCCAAGCGGTGCACCAGCGCGGTGGTCTTGCCCGCCCCCGCCACCGCAAACACCAGCGCAGGCCCCTCGTTGTGGGCCACGATGGCTTGCTGTTCGTCGGTCAGGCGCAAGGACACAGTCGGAATAGTCTACTCAACACCACGTTATTCCTTATGCTAATGGCTTATAGTTGTGAGGCAAAACGCGACGGAAAAGAGCTTCACGCAAACCGGTATAGCTTCCCACCCAGCGTGGCCACAAAAAGGGCCCCCCGGTAGGGCAGGGGCGGCACCTGGATGGGGCCCAGGCCGGTGGCCTCGAAAAGCAGACGCCCGCTCTGGGTGTCTACGCCCAGCAGCCGGCCTTCCTCGGTGCCCAGGTAGAGCACCCCGTGGGCAATGGAGAGCCCCGCCGTCACCTGGCCGACCTCGAGCTTCCACACCTCGTCGCCGGTTTTTTGGTTCAGGGCGTACAGTGTGCCGGCCCAACTCGCAGCGTACAGATGCCGGTCGTCCAGGGCCGGTGCGCCCCAAAGCTCGCCCTCGAGGTCGAAGCTCCACTGCACCTCGCGGGTCAGAGGATCGAAGGCGTGGATTTCTCCGGCCCAGGTGGGAATGAACAAGAGCCCCCCCCGGGCCGGCAAGGCCGTGTGCACCGCCCCTGTCTCCACCTTGTAGCGCAGGTGGCCGCTCAGGGGGTCGAGGGCATACAGCCAGCCGCCCTCGCTGGCCACAAACAACAAACCCCGGTAGAGCGTGGGCGAGGCCGAAAGCTCGCTCCCGGCCTGGAAACCCCAGCGCAGGGTGCCGCTGGCCTCGAGGGCATACAAAAAGCCATCGCGCCCAGCCAGGTAGATGAGGTCGGCTACCAGGGGTGCGGCGGTAATCTCGGCACGGGTAGGAAAACTCAGGATGGGCCGGCCGGAGAGCGACATCCCGGTCAGGCGGCCATCCCAGGCCGCCACATACACCCGCTCCTCGGTCACCACCGGCGGGGCCGAGACCTCGTCGCCTAGGCGCTGGCGGTAGACCGAGCCATCGGTCAGGTCGATGCGGGCGATGCCCTGCCCCGCCCCCACCCAGAGGCTGCCCTCGCGGGCTACGAGCTCTCCCGGCCAGGCCACCTCGCCCGAAAGGTCGTAGGTGCCGCGGAGCTCGAGTTTTTCAGGCCGGGCCGGGCCGGTGGGGTAGTGCCCGCTGCGGCTGGCCCCCGCCCGGGGCGTGGCCGAGAGGCTCTCGCGGTAGCGGCGCAGAGTTTCTTCCAGCACCGCGTGGGCCGTGGCCGCATTGGCCGGGCGTTCGCCGGGGGTTTTTTGTAAGAGCGCCTGAATCAGGCTAGCTACCTCGTCCGGAATGGCCGGGTTCAGGCTCTGGGGCGGCCGGGGAGGCTCGTAGACGTGCTGGTAGAGCACCGACTGGTCGTTCTCTCCCTCGAACAGGGGCTGGCCGGTAAAGGTGCGGTAGAGCACCGCGCCAAAGCTGTACAGGTCGGCCTGGGGAGTAAGGGAGAGGCCCTTGGCCTGTTCGGGGGCCATATACTCAGGGGTGCCCACGGTAATGCCGGTGCGGGTAAAGTGACGGCTTTCCTGCATCAGGTAGGCCAGGCCAAAGTCCATGACCTTAGGCTGGCCTTCGGGCGTAACCAGGATGTTGCGCGGGGTCAGATCGCGGTGGATCACGCCCCGGTGGTGGAGGTGCCCCAGGGCTTCCAGCACCCGCGCCGAGGCCGTGAGCAGGCGCAGGCCCTCCAGGCCATCTTCGAAGGGGCCCAGGCGGTCGTAGCTACCGCCCTCGACCAGCTCCATCACGAAGTAGGTGCGCCCCTCTTCCTCACCTAGATCGAATATCTGCACCACGCCCGGGTGGGAGAGCTTGGACAAAGCCTTGACCTCGCGGAAAAAGCGGTTGCGCTCGCTGGGGTGCAGGTAGGCGTGCAGAATCTTGACAGCTACCGGGCGATCCATACGCTCATCGGTAGCCCGCCAGACCTCGGCCATGCCCCCCTCGCCCAGGGGGGCCACAAGCCTGTAGCGTCCGGCCAGTTTCACCTTATCCATGGTACTCATGGGCTATGCAACCATTATGGAGCCAGCAAGCTCTAGCCGGCGTCAGTCCAAGCGGTCGCCGGGCCTGAGGCGCGCGCCCCGCGCCCAGTCTACGGCAGGCATGGGCTTTTTCCCTTCAGGTTGAACCTCGAGCAGCCGGATATAACCCTCGCCGGTAGCTACTACCAAGCCCTGGCCCATCTGCACCACCGTTCCCGGCACCCGCATCTGGGTATTCGCTGAATCCTCGACGCATGACATACGTGTCACTTTCACCCGCTTACCCTGGTGCTCGAACCAGCTACCCGGCCAGGGCTCTACCCCCCGGTAGCGGTTGTAGATTTCCAGGGCAGTGCGCTCCCAGACAATTTTACCGTCGTCCTTTTGCAGCATGGGCGCGTGGGTCCCCTCGGGGGGCTGGGGGGCGGGTTGCAGGCGCTCGAGGTCGGCCAGGGCATCCAGGAGTAGCTCGATACCTTTGTCGCGCAAGCGGTTGGCGAGTTCTACCGCGGTCTCGTGGGGTTCGACGGCGGTGCGCCACCTCGCCACCACCGGGCCGGTGTCCATGCCCACATCGGTCTGCATGATGCAAACTGCCGTTTCGGTCTCGCCGTTGATGAGCGTCCACTGCACCGGCGCGGGGCCCCGGTACCTGGGCAGGTCGGAGGGGTGCAGGTTCAAAAAGCCAAACCTGGGAACCTCCAGCAACTCGGCGGGGAGGATTTTGCCATAGGCCGCCGTTACAGCGACCTCGAGGCCCAGGCTTTGGAATAGCGCCAGGAACTCGAGGTTTTTGCGAAGCCGCACAGGTTTCTCCACCCGCAAGCCGCTTGCCTCGGCCCAGGCGGCCACCGGGCAGGGGGTCAGGCGCAAACCCCGCCCGGCAGGCTTGTCGGGCTGGGTCACCACCAGCACCACTTCGTGGTGACGGTGCAGGGCTTCCAGCACCGGCACGGCCCAGGCTGGCGAGCCAAAAAAAGCAAGACGGCGGCGCAGGGGTTGAGAGGTCATGATGGGTTGTTCAGAAGGCAGCAGATCGTTGACTAAAGGCTCTCGACCATCGACCATTGACCTTACCTGGTTTGTCCCAACCGCGCAGCCTCCTCGCGCAAAAAGGCCTTGGCCTGCCGCTGAAACTCGGCCAGGTCTTCGCGGTGTTCTTCCAAAAACTTTTGCTTATCGGCAAAGGACATCCGCTGGAAGAAGAGGATGCCGTCGAGGTGGTCAATCTCGTGCTGCATGACCACCGCCAGGTAGCCCTCGGCCTCGAGCACCTTCTGTTCGCCCTTCTCGTTCTGGTACTCGACCCGCACCTGCAAATCGCGCTGGGCCCCTTCGGCATAGAGGCCCGGTAGTGAAAGGCAACCCTCGGTGATGGACTGCTGGCCGGCGCGGTAGGTGATGACCGGGTTCACCATCACATAAAGCGACTTGACGCGGGTTTTGAGGTCGGCCTCGGGGCCTTCTTCCTCTCCCTCGTCGTCCAGGTACTCGGCAGCCACAAACAACCGCTGGCCAATGCCGACCTGGGGGGCAGCCAGCCCCACCCCCCTTGCTTCGAACATGGTCTCGAGCATGTTCTCGGCCAGACTGGGTATACCGCTAAAATCCTGCACCGGCAGGGCTTTTCTCTTCAGGATGGGGTCGCCGTACAGGCGAATGGGGAGAATCTCAGCCATTGTGGATTATTGTCTATGGTCTCTGGGCGATTGTCTATTGCTGGGTCACCTTGCCCAAAGTATTCACAATAACCACCCCAGCCAGAGCGATTCCACCCCCCACCAGGGCCAACACCCCCGGCACCTCCCCCAGCCAGAAGTAAGCAATCAGGGTAGCGAACACCGGGGAGACGTACAGAAAACTGGTCACCTGCGACGCCGGAGCCCGGCTCAGGGCGTAGTTCCAGGTCAGGTAGGAAAGCGCACCCGGCACCACACCCAGGTACACCACGCTCCCGGTGGCCTGAGCCGAGGCGGCTTGCATCTCGGCCCAGAGGCCCGGCCAGAACACCAGCAGCGGCAGCGTTCCGGCCCAGATGGTGTAGGCGGTGAAGTTGAGGGGGTTGTATTTTCGCACCAGTTTGCGCTGAAACACGAAGTAGACCGAGGTCACGAAGGCCGCAAGCACAATCAGCAAGGCCCCCGGCTCCAACTGAAAGCTGCCCGGGTGGTTGCCCACGGCGATCAGGGCTACGCCGGTAAAAGCCACCGCAATGCCCAACCAGCCCCAGGCCGAAAGCCGTTCGCGCAGGAAAAAATAAGACATCAGGGCCACAAACACCGGCCCTACTGCAATCAGGAGCGCCGCCGGCCCGGCCTTCACGGTGACCTGGCCAAAGTTGAGGGCCGTGTGGTAGGCAGTGATGCCCAAAAACCCCAGGCCCAGGATGGCGGGCCAGTCCCTCCGTTCGGGTAGGGGCATCCGCACCCACAAAGCATAGACCACCATCGCCGCCGAGGCCACCAGAAAGCGCAGCAGGGTCAGGTGAGCCGGGCTATAGTCTTGAAGGCCCGCACGTATCCCGGCAAAGGCCGAGGCCCAGGGCAGGATGGTAAGGCCAATCGCCAGAAGGACTCGTGAATCCACCGGGGGATAGTAGCATATCGTTAGAGCCCATGACCCACGGTATGCTCGAGTTCATCCGCCACCAGAACGCAGAGGGCGCTCGCTCAATGGTTATCGGCGGCGAGGATTTATGAAACCCATCGCTCGGAAGTAGCGGTTCGATGAAGTACCCTCCGAAAAAGAGTACTGGCAGGCCCTACCCCTGGAGGTGCGCCTACAGGCAGGGGTGGAGATGGCCTTCTTCTGGGCTCGCTTGCACGAGCAAGGCAGCGACAAAATTCATCCTGTAGCGCGCAAAAAGCCTCTCGCTCAGCCGAAATCTATAGAAGACCGCACGCAGAACAGCCCGCAACCATAGCCGTAGCGCAATTCGGAAAACAGCTCACGGTTTGAGGGGAATGCGGTGGCTGTAGTTTACGCTGTTGCCCTGGCGGATGCCCAGCCACAAGGCTTCTAGCGTGCCGGGAAGGGTCAGCTCGAGGCGCACCGGCCCGGACACATTCTGCCAGAAGCGTGGCTGCGACCCTACCGCCAGGGTGTAATTGCCGGCGGGAAGGTTGAGCAAGACTTGCTGGCCCGGCGCCTGGCTGTGCTCGAGAGTCTGCTGCAAACGCAAACCGCGCTCGCCGTTGCGGGTCGTCCACCAGGTCTGACCATCGAACACCGCGAAGCTCACCTCGGCTTTTGGAGGAAGCTCGAGGCGGTTCTGGATGGGCGGGTTGAGGCGGGCGTAGAGGTTGTTGCCCACAAAAATACCCACCGTACCGGAAGCCGTACCGGTAAGCAGCAGTACTGTGCGTTCGGCCTGGGCCGGGGTCAGGCGCACCTGGGGGTCAAAGGGCCGCCCAATGAAGTTCTGTACCACCATCACCTGCCGTCCCTGACGCACCAGGGCCACCCCCAGGTGGGTGAACTCGGGCTTGAGCAGGTTGGCCCGGTGTCCGGGGCTGTTCATCCAGCCCGTAAGCGAACGCCGGGGAATTTCTGCGTCCGGGTAGCCCTCGAAGCTGGCCAGGTTCTCCCCTACCGTGACCTCGAGCACGCCGGCAGCCCGCAGCCGCTCGGCAGCCCCCAGGCCATCGGGGTTCTGGTGAGCAAAAAAGCTGCGCCGGAGCATATCCCAGGCGTGGCCCAGGGCCGCTTTGTGGGCCAGTGTATCCCATTGCAAGGGCCGCAGACCCCGCTCGGTGCGCACCTGGTTGGTGCGCTTTAGCACCTCGAGCTCCAGGGCGCTCTGGGCCAGCGACACGCTCCCCAGCAGAAAAATGCCCAGCAGCCCGACCCGCCACATCCCCGCTTCCTATTGGGCCGGCACCAGACAGTAGATGAAACTCTGGCTGAAAGGTCTGGTCTCCAGAAGCCCGTTGACATCGGCCAGCGTAACCGCCTCGACCTTGCGGGCCACCTCGCTCAAGGGCTCGTAGGTCTGGTTGTACAGGTAGTTGATACCCACGCTCATCAGGCGTTGCATGGGGGTCTCGCCGGCAAACACCAGTGCGGCAGCCAGCTTGTTTTTGGCCCGCTCGAGTTCCTCCAGGCGCACCCCCTCGCGCTCGAGCCGGCCCAGTTCATCGCGTAGTACAGCCTTTACGGTTTCCTCGTTGGCGGGGTCGGTCTGGGCGTAGATGTAATAAAGCCCGGCCCCATCGGCCTCATCCACCCCTGCCCCCACCGACTCCACCAGGCCTTTATCGCTCAGGGCCCAGAAAAGGCGGCTGTTGCCCTCCTCGCCCAGGATGTTGGCCAGAATGTTGGCCGCATAACGGCGCGGATCCTGGGCCGAAACCCCCGGCGCCAGCAGCGCCAGGTAGGTCTGGGTGGCCTTGGGATAGGGTTCGCGCAGTTCGCCCACAGCGGGGTGCAAATCGGGATAATCCCTGCCGGCCTGACCCTTAGTCCAGGTCGCTGTGAGTTCTTGCACCTGCGCCAGGGTACGCTCCCAGTCCACCTTGCCCGCCAGGGTCAGCACCAGATTGGACGGCGCATAACGCCGGGTCTGATAGGCGGCCATCTGGTCGCGGGTCAGGGCAGAAATCGACCGGGTGGTGCCCAATACGCTGTTGCCCAGCGGATGCCCAGCAAAATAGCGGGCCCGCCCCCAGTCAAAAAGCATGATGTTGGGCCGGTCTTCGTAGAGGGCAATTTCCTCCAGGATGACCTGCTTTTCGGTGTCGAAGTCTTCCTGTCGCAGGGCCGGGCGCATCAGGTCGGTCCAGAGTTCCAGGAGCCTTGGGGCAAACTCGGGCAACACCGCGGCATAGTAGACGGTGTTCTCCTCCGAGGTATAGGCGTTGTACTGTGCCCCCATCTGGTCGAACTCGAGGTTCACCTGAAGGGCGTCGCGCCTTGCGC includes the following:
- a CDS encoding DMT family transporter → MDSRVLLAIGLTILPWASAFAGIRAGLQDYSPAHLTLLRFLVASAAMVVYALWVRMPLPERRDWPAILGLGFLGITAYHTALNFGQVTVKAGPAALLIAVGPVFVALMSYFFLRERLSAWGWLGIAVAFTGVALIAVGNHPGSFQLEPGALLIVLAAFVTSVYFVFQRKLVRKYNPLNFTAYTIWAGTLPLLVFWPGLWAEMQAASAQATGSVVYLGVVPGALSYLTWNYALSRAPASQVTSFLYVSPVFATLIAYFWLGEVPGVLALVGGGIALAGVVIVNTLGKVTQQ
- a CDS encoding CAP domain-containing protein; translated protein: MWRVGLLGIFLLGSVSLAQSALELEVLKRTNQVRTERGLRPLQWDTLAHKAALGHAWDMLRRSFFAHQNPDGLGAAERLRAAGVLEVTVGENLASFEGYPDAEIPRRSLTGWMNSPGHRANLLKPEFTHLGVALVRQGRQVMVVQNFIGRPFDPQVRLTPAQAERTVLLLTGTASGTVGIFVGNNLYARLNPPIQNRLELPPKAEVSFAVFDGQTWWTTRNGERGLRLQQTLEHSQAPGQQVLLNLPAGNYTLAVGSQPRFWQNVSGPVRLELTLPGTLEALWLGIRQGNSVNYSHRIPLKP
- a CDS encoding pitrilysin family protein; amino-acid sequence: MTQTKPVLEFKQATLENGLTVIAEINPEAKSVALGYFCKTGSRDETPEIAGVSHFLEHMLFKGSARRDALQVNLEFDQMGAQYNAYTSEENTVYYAAVLPEFAPRLLELWTDLMRPALRQEDFDTEKQVILEEIALYEDRPNIMLFDWGRARYFAGHPLGNSVLGTTRSISALTRDQMAAYQTRRYAPSNLVLTLAGKVDWERTLAQVQELTATWTKGQAGRDYPDLHPAVGELREPYPKATQTYLALLAPGVSAQDPRRYAANILANILGEEGNSRLFWALSDKGLVESVGAGVDEADGAGLYYIYAQTDPANEETVKAVLRDELGRLEREGVRLEELERAKNKLAAALVFAGETPMQRLMSVGINYLYNQTYEPLSEVARKVEAVTLADVNGLLETRPFSQSFIYCLVPAQ